DNA from Chitinophaga pendula:
ACGCTGTAGTGGGTTCTGCTATGGCACTTCGTTTCAGGGCATGTTTAGAAAAAAATGAAACGGTACTAATAAATGGAGCGACAGGTGTAACGGGCAAACTTGCGGTGCAAGTTGCCAAGTTTTACGGTGCAAAAAGGGTAATTGCAACTGGCAGAAATGAAGCCTCACTTCAAGCGTTATTGTTATTGGGAGCTGACGAAATTATTTCATTAAAACAGGACGACAAGCGTTTTGTTGCCCAAATAAAAGCTACTCATGAAGAGCATCCCATTGATATTGTAATTGATTATTTATGGGGGCATAGTGCAGAATTAATTTTGTCGGCCATAAAAGGGAATGGCGATTTTTCACACCGTACAAGGTATGTCACTGTCGGTGGTATGATGAGTGATACGATTACGCTATCTTCTTCAATTTTAAGAGGAACTGATATTCAGATTTACGGTTCTGGTTTAGGGAGCTGGACACGGGCGGAAATAAAATCATTGATTGCAGAAATTCTTCCCGATATGTTTCAGCTGGCTGCGGATGGGAAATTAAAAATAGCAACCGTTCCTGTAGATTTGAAAGATATTGAAACGGTATGGGATATGGATGTGGACGGAGGCAAGCGAATCGTCGTAATGATATCATAGAAGGGTGGTCAACGGGATAGATAATATATTCGAATGCATGTACTATAGCAAATTGTTGCTGCTTCTTTCCCGGACAGCACGATAAGCAAACTACAACCAGCTATTTCTTCCAGATTGATGTTTTCGAGAGCTGCTGTGCAACAATTGGCGCCATTCCGCCCCCCCATGAATAGGATTACAATTAATTTATTATGGTTGTTCAGGGGTGTACCTAATAGAAATGATGACTGAAGAAATTCCGTCCTTACTAAGCCGATTTGATGACCATCTAAGTTGTGAAGATCAAAAATGACAATAAAACGGTACTGTAATGATAAATTAATTTTTTCTATCAGGCAGTACTTTTGAAAGCGTTTCTGTAAGCCAATGGCGTCATGCCTTTAGCCAGCTTGAATTGCCTGTTAAAGTAGGATACATTTCCATAACCACATTCAAAGCAAATATGCGCAATACTTTCTTTGCCATCCTGCAGCATTTTGCAGGCGTGCGTTATCCGTACGTCATTCACAAATTGCGAGAAAGTTTTACCGGTTCGTCGTTTGAAGTACCGGCAAAATGCCGCCACGTTTAAATGTGCAAGTGTTGCTGCCACTGAGCTTTTAACCTCATCGGTAAAGTTTTCCAGAATATATTTAAGGACAGGCTCCATTCGTTCATAATCCTTAAGATTGTTAAAGGAAGTGAGATCGCTGGCCAGGCGAAAAATGCTTGTACTTTTCAACCCGGATAGTTCATGCAATAAGCGAAGAAGCAGTATAAAATCTGGCAATGGTTTATGTTCAAACTGAAAAAACAGTTTTTTAGTGCTATCTGCTGCTAGCAACCGGCAGCCATAAGAGGAATTGTCCAGCAATGATCTTACCTGCCGCAGCTCAGGTGTTTCAAAAAAAGATTCGCCTGCAAAATCCCTTGTAAACTGAATAACAATCGCATGCGCCATTTCCCCCGATTGCAGGAACACCGGGTCATTGTAGAAGCAATGTTCGAAACCGGGTCCAAAAAGATAAACATCGCCGGCTGTGAAATTGGTCACGCCGCTGCCACTGTAAAGTTTACCATAGCCATGGCCAATGTAGATAATCTCGTATGCAGCGTGAAAATGAATCGGCGCTAAGAAAGACGGCTGGTAGTAAGTTTTTACTACAAAACTGGCATCTGCAGGGATCTGAAGTCGCTGAAACACTGTTTTCATATCAGATATTATTATACAAATAACATGATAAAATAAGTGATTTGCCTTATTATTTGTAAATATTGTATAAAAAACTCGCAAACATTGTATTTTTCTGACATCCATGGCTGGCCTAAGTTTGCCGGTATTAGGGGTTTTATTTCCAGGAAAGCCTATATGAACAACAATACTAATACAGCCGATCAGTAGTAAGCCATTTTTTAGGCAGTAATATTGTCTTAATGGTATTATCTCTATGTTTCTGTGATATATAAAAGTATAAGTGTTATGTCATTTAAAGGAAAAGTAGTTATTGTAACCGGCGCGGCGCGGGGAATTGGATTAGAGATCTGCCGACAGCTAGTAAAACAGGAAGCCTATGTGGTGTTAAATGATGTTGATCCGGAGTTGGCACATGAGGCAGTGATGAGACTGAATGCCACGTTTGGGATGTTTTCTGTGAGTATTCCTGGGGATTGTCGGGATATGACCGTTATCCAATCGTTGGTTAATGGTGCGGTGAGCAAGTTCGGAAGACTTGATGTGGCCATTGCAAATGCTGGGATTACTTTATTTGGACCATTTCTTACTTTTTCACGCGAGGCGTTTGCCAGCATTTTGGATGTGAACATTGGGGGGGCATTTTTCCTCGCACAAGCCGCTGCTGGGCAAATGAGACAGCAGGGGCACGGAGGATCCCTGCTGTTTATGTCATCTGTGACGGCACATTTGGCACACCGAGACTTGGTGGCGTATGGTATGACTAAAGGAGCGCTGGAATGTCTGGCGCGTAATCTTGTAGTGGAGCTTTCTGAATACGGCATCAATATTAACACGGTTGCGCCTGGTGCAACTTTGACGGAGCGTACGATGTTGGATGATGTATACGAGACCACTTGGCGCGGCATTACACCCAACGGACAAGTGGGAAAGGTCGCTGATGTGGCAACCGCTGTACTATTTCTCGTTAGCGAGAGCGCCAGGCATATCACGGGGCAGCATATAGTGGTAGACGGGGGCTGGACCAGTGTTGGCATCAATCCTTAATCGACCGTAATCAGTTTATTATGGGAGCACGATGGGATACACGACTGGTAAAAACGGCTTACGTTGCATTTACCATTACAAAGAGCGTTGTACTTGTCTGGAAAGGACATGGTTATTCGGGACTGCCGGCGAAGAGATTTTCGTATAACCAGGTACACTAAATTCCTACACCTCGTAATGAAAGTACTCAGCGTGCCGACTGAGATTTTTGACGCTTTAAATTAACGTAGCCATGAGACTTGTGCACACTGAAATTACTCCTTTCATTAAAGATGCAGTTTCAATTGAACTGCGTGAGCAATCGTTCCTTAGTTCTCCCTTTTTTGCTCAACCGATATTTCACGCTCACCCTGAACTCGAGTTAGTCTATATCCTCGAAGGTCATGGTAAACGGATCATTGGAAATGTGATAGAACCATTTGAGCCCGGTGACATGGTGTTTATTGGTTCGAATGCGCCTCATGTATGGTTAAGTGATCCGGTGTACTACGATACTACTGCTACGCTTCGTTCGAAGGCGATTGTAGCTTATTTTAATCAAGACATCTTTCAACCCTTCTTCCAATCGGTAAAAGCACTGAACGATATTTACCAGATGATACAGAAGGTGTCGGGGGGCATTTGTATTTTAGGGGACGATCGGAAGGAAATCGCAGGACGGTTGCAAGCACTTTCCGGTAAGCAGGGATACGAAAAAATAGAAGGCTTGCTTCGGATACTGTATCTTATTTCGATTTCGCCTAATAAGCGGAACATTATAACAAATGAGCAGGATGTGTTTTTTTCCGTTCACTCCGATAAACTCATTGACGTATTGAGATATATCGAAGATAATCTGCATCGGCGCCTTACGCTTGCCTGCGTAGCAGAAATAGCCTGTATGGCGGAGCATTCATTTTGCCGTTTTTTTAAAAGGAGGACAAAGAAGCGGTTTTCCAGCTATATTGAAGAACTACGGATCTCCCGGGCAAAAAAAATGCTGATTGAGGATGATAAACCGGTTGCCGCTATTGCGGACGACTGTGGTTACAACTCCAGTTCTCATTTCGGCAAAGTTTTCAAAAAACATACGGGACTTACCCCCTGCCAGTTTAAAAATGATATTATGTCCGGAAAATAAATACGGAGCCTTGATGCCAATAAAGTCAGATTTTTTGGTAAGTATTTGCTACTGCTATAATGTAGTACCTGCTATCTTCGTATAAGATGATTAATATTTCCCAGCACACTTTCTTCCACAGGTTATGATAATCAAAGTACATATAAAATGGCTCGTTTTAGCGATATTAACATTAACGGTAGGTTGTTCCCTGCTTCCAGACAAAAAATACAGCGATTGGAGAGTGAAAGGAGGAACCAATGAAAACATGCGTTATTCGTCACTTCGACATATCGATACTGTAAACGTTCGTCAGCTTCAAGTGGCCTGGACATATTATTCCGAAAAGAAGGACAGTACGAAATATGGTCCTATGCAGTGTAACCCAATTGTGGTCAACAATGTACTTTATGGTGTTAGTCCGAGGATGAAACTGTTTGCGGTGGACGCTGCTACAGGTAGGGAGATCTGGGCCTTCGATCCTGCAGATTCCATTACAAACAGAAAATGGTACCGGAAAAGCGTAAATATGAACAGAGGGGTGGCCTATTGGGAAGACGATGAGCAGAAGGATGACAAGCGAATTATATTTACTGTAGGCCCCATCGCTTTCGCGTTGAATGCAGTTACCGGTAAACTAATTCCGTCTTTCGGTGAGGCCGGTGGCGTAGATCTTCGAAAGGGACTGGACCGTGATGAGAATGAGGTATCAATTTCGCCGACATCTCCTGCTGCCATTTATAAAAATCTGTTCATCCTGAGTGGAATGGGAGGTGATTTTACACCCGGGCATATCCGGGCATTTGATGTGCGGACGGGAAAACAACGATGGATCTTCCATACTATCCCTTATCCGGGGGAACCCGGTTATGAAACATGGGAAAACAAAGATGCCTACAAATATCAAGGCTCCACTAATGCCTGGTCGGGATTTAGCCTCGATGAGAAAAGAGGGATTGTATTTGCGCCCACCGGTAATCCCACGATGGACTTCTACGGCGGTCAACGGCGAGGAGCGGGATTATATGGCAATTGCCTCATCGCATTGGATGCGGCAACGGGCAAACGTATCTGGCATTTTCAGACCGTTCATCATGACGTATGGGACTACGATCTACCTACGCCACCAGCGCTGGTGACGGTGGAACGCGATGGTAAAAAGATAGACGCCGTAGCACAAACCACTAAAACAGGTTATATTTTCGTGTTCGATCGGGAAACGGGTAAACCACTGTTTCCCATCGAAGAACGTCCCGTACCCACTAATACATCGTTGACTGGCGAAAAGCTGTGGCCCACACAACCATTTCCGGTAAAGCCAGTACCATTTGCGAGACAAGGATTTACTGCCGAAGAGTTAAATGATCTGGTACCAGATTCCTCTTATCAGGATATCAAAAAACGATTGTCAGGATATCATTACGGACAGCGGTTTACGCCACCGTCCAAAGAGGGAACGATCGTTTTCCCGGGTTATGATGGTGGCGGTGAATGGGGAGGCCCCACTGTAGACCCGGAGACGAATATCCTGTACGTGAATGCGAACGAAATGGCATGGGTACTGACAATGGTAGATGCCACACCTGATGTAAAAAAAGATAAGACCAAATTGCAGGCGGGTGTGCTGCTTTACAACCGCTATTGTATGGGATGCCATGGGCCAGAGCGCCAGGGCGGAGGTGATTATCCCTCCATCATTGGCGTAGAGAAGAAGTATACACATGACAAATTTACGGAGTTGCTGTCTACAGGCCGGCGCATGATGCCAGGATTTAATAACCTCTGCAAAGAGGAAAAAGATGCTTTGGCAGCCTTTATTTTGAATTTGCCCGGGGAGCAGGCCCAAAAATATGTGGGACCGATGAAAGAAGATGCACCTTATTCTGGGTCGCCGTATTCATTTACAGGATACAACAAGTTTCTGACAAAAGAAAAATACCCAGCTATTCAGCCACCATGGGGGACGCTCAGCGCTATTAACCTGAATACTGGTGAATACGAATGGAAAATACCTTTTGGTGAATTTGAGGAGTTGAAGGCGCAAGGTATTCCTACTACCGGCAGGGAGAATTATGGTGGATCTGTTGTTACGGCAGGCGGGTTGCTTTTCATCGCGGCATCTGAAGATGGCTATTTCCGGGCCTATAATAAACGTAGTGGGCAGCTCCTTTGGCAAACGAAGCTGCCTGCTCCCGGATTGGCGACACCTGCAGTATATGCCGTAAATGGCAAACAATATATAGTGATTGCCTGTGGCGGCTCAAAATGGGGAGGAAAATCGAGTGATGCCTATGTGGCTTATGCCTTACCCTAAACACCACGCTGTAGTTGGCGTGAAGGATGTTTTTACTGCCGGACCTCATGGCTACTTCTTCTCCGGATGTTGTAGTGCAATTGCAGGAAAGGGACGCCCGGGTTTGAGTGCCGGCCTTATTCTTCAGTATACAATCACTCAGCGTAATAGGGACGGTGTTCCGACATTAAAACAGCATTCAGGATACTGACTGGTATCCATGTATGATAAATGACCAGTAATCCAGCAATGATATGAAAAGTACGTTAAGAAGCCAGGCATGGTTTGGGCGGCAAGGTAAAGACGGATTTATCTACAGGGCCTGGATGAAAAGCCAGGGTATCCCTGACGATGCGTTCAGAGGCAAGCCAGTGATCGGTATCTGTAACACATGGTCGGAGCTTACGCCTTGCAATGCACATTTTCGCGATCTGGCAGCATCGGTAAAGAAAGGTATTCTCGAAGCGGGAGGGCTTCCCCTCGAGTTCCCGGTGATGTCACTTGGAGAAACATTGATCAGACCAACCGCGATGCTTTACAGAAATCTTCTAAGTATGGAAGTGGAAGAGTCTATCAGAGCGAATCCTTTAGATGGAGTGGTATTAATGTGTGGATGCGACAAGACGACGCCGGCACTGGTGATGGGGGCCTGCAGTGTAAATATTCCTGCGATTGTTTTATCCGGAGGCAGTATGCTGACGGGGAAGTATCAAGGACGTAATATAGGCACTAGTGATCTGTGGCGTTTTTCAGAGAATTTTAGGTCTGGCGCTATGACGGAGGGAGAGCTCGCCATTGCTGAAGCCGGAATGTGCCGGAGCATAGGCCACTGCGCGGTGATGGGGACTGCCTCTTCTATGGCTTGTATGGTGGAATCGCTGGGCCTTTCACTTCCCGGTAATGCTGCCATACCCGCAGCAGACACAGCAAGGAAGGTATTAGCACAGATGACCGGCCGCCGCGTTGTCCAAATGGTAAATGAAGATGTGAAACCTTCAGATATCCTTGTAAAAGCGGCTTTGGAAAATGCTATCCGGGTAAATGCGGCTATTGGTGGTTCCACCAATTTTGTATTGCACTTATTGGCAATTGCAGGAAGGATAGGTGTACCGCTGACGATAGATGAATTCGACCACCTATCCGCGCAAGTCCCCCTCATCGCCAACCTGCAGCCCTCAGGAAGTTATTTTATGGAGGATCTTTATTATGCAGGCGGGCTGCCAGCCTTGATGAATGAAATGCTGGATTACCTAGATGGCTCGTGTATGACAGTAAATGGGAAGTCCATCCGGGATAATGTAAAAAATGCTGTCAATCATAATTCTGAGGTGATCGCCAATGTTGAAAGCCCATTTTCCAAACAGTCTGGTTTGGTGGTGTTAAAAGGCAATCTTTGCGAAGAAGGGGCAATATTAAAACCTTCAGCCGCCTCCCCACACCTGACACAACATACCGGGAGAGCAGTCGCATTTGAGAATATCGAAGACTATAAACTACGGATAGATGATCCGAGACTTGATGTGGATGAAACGTGTATACTGGTACTGAAAAATGTAGGGCCTAAAGGCTATCCCGGAATGCCGGAAGTCGGTAATATAGGCTTGCCCAAAAAACTACTAGAAAAAGGTATTACAGATATGATACGCATTTCTGATGGCCGGATGAGCGGTACCGGTTTCGGTACGGTCGTATTGCATGTATCTCCTGAAGCCGCTGCCGGAGGAGTTATTAGTTTAGTGAAAGATGGTGATATGATCCGCCTGGATGTGACCGGTCGAAGGTTAGACCTACTTGTGGACGAAAAGGAACTCTCGAAACGGCGAACAGCGTTGATCCCACCTATAAACCCTTTCGAAAGAGGATACAGGCAGTTGTTTGTTGAACATGTGGAGCAGGCACACCTCGGTGTTGACTTTGACTTTCTGAAAGGTTCATCCGGTAGTGCTATACCTGCTGATTCACACTAAAAGAACAATTTATTGTATACTTATCACCTAATAACCTATTCACCTAAAAAATTGTATAAAGCATGAAACGCATCTTTTTATTACTGACTGCCCTGGTTGTTTCAACGCTTTTGCTTTTGTATAGCGGAGCGATGGTCGGCTGTACTCTACTACCTGAAATAAAGGGCGACCGGTATGACTGGAAAATGGGTGTTGCCTTGTATTCCTTTAATCGTCACCCGGTGGAAAAATCAGTGGAGATGGTCCGGGCGTGCGAAGTGAAGTACGTAGAAGGTTTTTCTTTTTACCAGCTTGGTCCGGGGTTTAATAACAATACCATGGCTCATCTTGATGCAGCTGGGATCAGCCGTTTGAAAACGCTGATGGAGCAGCAGGGAATAATCATGACGTCTATGTATGCTGACGGAAAGGACGAAAAAGAGTGGCAGCGGATGTTCGAAATTGCTGCTGCACTACACCTTAAATTTATTACTTGTGAACCCCGAAGGGAGCACTGGGATATGTTAGACAGGCTAGCAGGAAGATATAAAATAAAAATAGCGATACATGAGCATGCCAAAGGAGCCAGCCCCTACTGGCATCCGGATTCTGTATTGGCAGCCATAAAAGAGCATAAAAACTTCGGCGCCTGTGCAGACCTTGGCCATTGGGTTCGCAGTGGTCTTGATCCCGCTGAATGTTTGAACAAACTGAAAGGACATATATTAGGTATTCATCTAAAAGATGTTGACGAAAAAGGGAGTACAAGGGCGCACGATGTCGTCCCTGGTAGGGGAGTAATAGATTTTGCAGCGGTGATCAAGGAATTGAAAAGACAAAAGTTTGCCGGTTATGTGTATGTGGAATGTGAGCATAACTGGGAAAACAACGTACCTGATGTAAAGGCCGCCATTGAACACTTTAATAACGTAAGCAACAATGATAAATGATATCCGGCGGCCGGTTTAACCTATAAATAATTGAATGAATAAAACGAAAACCAATCCAGCAGGTCCAAGCGCCGTTCAAATTATTACAATGAATTAGTGCCGTTTGGCTTTCTCCAGCATTGTATCGATCTACTCAACAGTGAGCTGTTCTCCGTAGTTATAAGCCAGGATCTGCTGGGTGGCAAAACAGAGGTTAACGTAATAGCTGAAGCCAGCGAAGAAAGGACAACTTTCAGGAAGAACAGCCCTTTACGGACACAAAGGAGGTCATCCATAGCGGATATCGTAAAAGTGATATTTGATTCCATAAATTATGCGAGTTTGGCCAGTAGTGTATACCGGCACCGTTTGAAATTGCGGCGTCCTATAAATAGGAAAACCAGTGATAAAATAGAAGAAGCTGCCAGTAGCCACCACTGGCTATAGTCCTTCATGGGTATAGTCCATGTCAGGCCCAATCGAAGTAACGTAATATAGGGCAAAGCGCACACATATGTTGATAGCGAAAACATCTTGCTGATCTTGATATGCAGCATAGTAGAACTCAGCAACCCTATCCAGCAAATAGGATAGTTACAGAAAAATAAAACAGCAAAAACGGCGTGTCCTGCCGTCCTTTCATAGCATACCTCGAGGAATGTATAGGTAAAATCAAACTTAACAAGCGAGAAAAAATCTTTCTTATCTAGTAAATTCGGAATGACTGTACAATTGTCGAACCGCTTTTTGCACGATTTGAAAACTTTGGCTATGTTATAAGAACTGTGCGATTTATCCTTTTTGTATCAGGTGTTTGAGCTGCTCAAAAGCCATACTAAATTATATTTTATATTCAAATCCTCCAATTACTCTAATTTAGCAATACTTCTGAATCAGAATTTTACTGTAAGCATTTATACATAATTGGTAGAGGATGTCGAGTAGATAAAAAATGAGATCGAGAAAGCAATGGATCTTAAGGAAGATCCGAGAATTATAAAATTGCTGATAATAGCTGTACAATCAATAAAGATAATTTCGAAAAATGCAGAATGCTGCGTTAGTAATAACACCAGAATTGATTATCACTAAGGTCACTGATGTATTACATCCGTACGGAACAGCATTATCAATTAATGTCATATACTTTCCGTAAGCCATAAAG
Protein-coding regions in this window:
- a CDS encoding quinone oxidoreductase family protein; this translates as MRAAVVYQSTGIPTFVEDFAVPIVQNENELIISVKAAAVKNLDKTRASGKHYSMENEPHTARIPGGDGVGILADGTRVYGIGTSGMLAEKAIVEKDRIVKLPAGIDNASAAALPNAVVGSAMALRFRACLEKNETVLINGATGVTGKLAVQVAKFYGAKRVIATGRNEASLQALLLLGADEIISLKQDDKRFVAQIKATHEEHPIDIVIDYLWGHSAELILSAIKGNGDFSHRTRYVTVGGMMSDTITLSSSILRGTDIQIYGSGLGSWTRAEIKSLIAEILPDMFQLAADGKLKIATVPVDLKDIETVWDMDVDGGKRIVVMIS
- a CDS encoding helix-turn-helix domain-containing protein — translated: MRLVHTEITPFIKDAVSIELREQSFLSSPFFAQPIFHAHPELELVYILEGHGKRIIGNVIEPFEPGDMVFIGSNAPHVWLSDPVYYDTTATLRSKAIVAYFNQDIFQPFFQSVKALNDIYQMIQKVSGGICILGDDRKEIAGRLQALSGKQGYEKIEGLLRILYLISISPNKRNIITNEQDVFFSVHSDKLIDVLRYIEDNLHRRLTLACVAEIACMAEHSFCRFFKRRTKKRFSSYIEELRISRAKKMLIEDDKPVAAIADDCGYNSSSHFGKVFKKHTGLTPCQFKNDIMSGK
- a CDS encoding SDR family NAD(P)-dependent oxidoreductase; protein product: MSFKGKVVIVTGAARGIGLEICRQLVKQEAYVVLNDVDPELAHEAVMRLNATFGMFSVSIPGDCRDMTVIQSLVNGAVSKFGRLDVAIANAGITLFGPFLTFSREAFASILDVNIGGAFFLAQAAAGQMRQQGHGGSLLFMSSVTAHLAHRDLVAYGMTKGALECLARNLVVELSEYGININTVAPGATLTERTMLDDVYETTWRGITPNGQVGKVADVATAVLFLVSESARHITGQHIVVDGGWTSVGINP
- a CDS encoding AraC family transcriptional regulator, which encodes MDVRKIQCLRVFYTIFTNNKANHLFYHVICIIISDMKTVFQRLQIPADASFVVKTYYQPSFLAPIHFHAAYEIIYIGHGYGKLYSGSGVTNFTAGDVYLFGPGFEHCFYNDPVFLQSGEMAHAIVIQFTRDFAGESFFETPELRQVRSLLDNSSYGCRLLAADSTKKLFFQFEHKPLPDFILLLRLLHELSGLKSTSIFRLASDLTSFNNLKDYERMEPVLKYILENFTDEVKSSVAATLAHLNVAAFCRYFKRRTGKTFSQFVNDVRITHACKMLQDGKESIAHICFECGYGNVSYFNRQFKLAKGMTPLAYRNAFKSTA
- a CDS encoding IlvD/Edd family dehydratase, with translation MKSTLRSQAWFGRQGKDGFIYRAWMKSQGIPDDAFRGKPVIGICNTWSELTPCNAHFRDLAASVKKGILEAGGLPLEFPVMSLGETLIRPTAMLYRNLLSMEVEESIRANPLDGVVLMCGCDKTTPALVMGACSVNIPAIVLSGGSMLTGKYQGRNIGTSDLWRFSENFRSGAMTEGELAIAEAGMCRSIGHCAVMGTASSMACMVESLGLSLPGNAAIPAADTARKVLAQMTGRRVVQMVNEDVKPSDILVKAALENAIRVNAAIGGSTNFVLHLLAIAGRIGVPLTIDEFDHLSAQVPLIANLQPSGSYFMEDLYYAGGLPALMNEMLDYLDGSCMTVNGKSIRDNVKNAVNHNSEVIANVESPFSKQSGLVVLKGNLCEEGAILKPSAASPHLTQHTGRAVAFENIEDYKLRIDDPRLDVDETCILVLKNVGPKGYPGMPEVGNIGLPKKLLEKGITDMIRISDGRMSGTGFGTVVLHVSPEAAAGGVISLVKDGDMIRLDVTGRRLDLLVDEKELSKRRTALIPPINPFERGYRQLFVEHVEQAHLGVDFDFLKGSSGSAIPADSH
- a CDS encoding outer membrane protein assembly factor BamB family protein, whose amino-acid sequence is MKGGTNENMRYSSLRHIDTVNVRQLQVAWTYYSEKKDSTKYGPMQCNPIVVNNVLYGVSPRMKLFAVDAATGREIWAFDPADSITNRKWYRKSVNMNRGVAYWEDDEQKDDKRIIFTVGPIAFALNAVTGKLIPSFGEAGGVDLRKGLDRDENEVSISPTSPAAIYKNLFILSGMGGDFTPGHIRAFDVRTGKQRWIFHTIPYPGEPGYETWENKDAYKYQGSTNAWSGFSLDEKRGIVFAPTGNPTMDFYGGQRRGAGLYGNCLIALDAATGKRIWHFQTVHHDVWDYDLPTPPALVTVERDGKKIDAVAQTTKTGYIFVFDRETGKPLFPIEERPVPTNTSLTGEKLWPTQPFPVKPVPFARQGFTAEELNDLVPDSSYQDIKKRLSGYHYGQRFTPPSKEGTIVFPGYDGGGEWGGPTVDPETNILYVNANEMAWVLTMVDATPDVKKDKTKLQAGVLLYNRYCMGCHGPERQGGGDYPSIIGVEKKYTHDKFTELLSTGRRMMPGFNNLCKEEKDALAAFILNLPGEQAQKYVGPMKEDAPYSGSPYSFTGYNKFLTKEKYPAIQPPWGTLSAINLNTGEYEWKIPFGEFEELKAQGIPTTGRENYGGSVVTAGGLLFIAASEDGYFRAYNKRSGQLLWQTKLPAPGLATPAVYAVNGKQYIVIACGGSKWGGKSSDAYVAYALP
- a CDS encoding sugar phosphate isomerase/epimerase family protein, with translation MKRIFLLLTALVVSTLLLLYSGAMVGCTLLPEIKGDRYDWKMGVALYSFNRHPVEKSVEMVRACEVKYVEGFSFYQLGPGFNNNTMAHLDAAGISRLKTLMEQQGIIMTSMYADGKDEKEWQRMFEIAAALHLKFITCEPRREHWDMLDRLAGRYKIKIAIHEHAKGASPYWHPDSVLAAIKEHKNFGACADLGHWVRSGLDPAECLNKLKGHILGIHLKDVDEKGSTRAHDVVPGRGVIDFAAVIKELKRQKFAGYVYVECEHNWENNVPDVKAAIEHFNNVSNNDK